The following are from one region of the Acidobacteriota bacterium genome:
- the asnB gene encoding asparagine synthase (glutamine-hydrolyzing) — protein MCGIAGLLEFERDTRADPAALRAMCQIMAHRGPDDDGFHMDGPVGIGMRRLSIVDLATGHQPISNETASATIVFNGEIYNHLALREQLVARGHSYRTHSDTETIIHLYEEYGPDCVQHLRGMFAFAIWDRNKKTLLIARDRLGIKPLYYHLTPQRLLFGSEIKVLLAPGTIRPEFDRTALPEFLAFGYLSGENTFYSGIEKLMPGHTMEIGLDAQPKIRQYWDLDVSSTHESRDESHYVKNYRELLEGAVSSHLMSDVPLGVFLSGGLDSSAVAALMTKTRREPIETFSVGYGEQTYSELPFARIVADHIKSQHREVVVTEQDFFNSLPHLIWHEDEPVVWPSSVSLYFVAKLARERVTVVLTGEGSDETLAGYSRYAFTLKNAAMDRYYRGIVPAGLRRGLRNTLATSSLFGATVRRKLDHTFLAKDGAAWASFYFDNFFSAFGETEQSQLLTKEFASEFAPNTAYKSVLGYWEHSSGELLQRLLYTDIKTYLVELLMKQDNMSMAASIESRVPFLDHVLVEYATRIPREVQIKGLAGKTILKKAMEDILPHSIIYRPKLGFPTPWSGWLAGPRLETIRAMLLEPRSLDRGFFRRDAINLLFDEHRDKHRDNYDRIWRLLNLEMWHRVCLEGEPHAEIGSPEMRLVSTK, from the coding sequence ATGTGCGGGATCGCTGGCCTTCTTGAATTCGAACGAGATACCCGAGCCGACCCCGCGGCTTTACGTGCGATGTGCCAAATCATGGCGCACCGCGGACCGGACGACGACGGTTTCCATATGGACGGCCCTGTCGGCATTGGCATGCGGCGGCTGAGTATTGTTGACCTCGCAACCGGGCACCAACCGATCTCAAACGAAACGGCCTCGGCGACGATCGTCTTCAACGGCGAAATCTACAATCACCTCGCACTGCGTGAACAGCTCGTCGCGCGTGGACATTCTTATCGCACGCATAGCGATACAGAAACCATCATTCATCTTTACGAAGAATATGGCCCGGATTGCGTGCAGCATTTACGGGGCATGTTCGCCTTTGCCATCTGGGATCGCAATAAGAAGACATTGCTCATCGCGCGCGATCGCCTGGGCATCAAACCGCTCTACTACCACCTGACTCCCCAACGATTGCTGTTTGGTTCCGAAATCAAAGTCCTGTTGGCGCCCGGCACTATCCGTCCGGAGTTCGACCGTACGGCGCTGCCTGAATTTCTAGCCTTCGGATATCTGTCCGGCGAAAACACGTTCTACTCTGGCATCGAAAAGCTCATGCCGGGCCACACCATGGAAATCGGCTTGGATGCCCAGCCGAAAATTCGGCAATACTGGGATCTGGATGTATCGTCCACGCATGAGTCGCGAGACGAAAGCCACTACGTAAAGAACTACCGCGAACTGCTTGAAGGCGCCGTCAGCAGTCACTTGATGAGCGATGTGCCGCTGGGAGTCTTTCTAAGCGGCGGCTTGGACTCAAGCGCCGTAGCGGCCTTGATGACGAAAACCCGTCGTGAACCGATTGAGACGTTCTCGGTGGGATACGGTGAACAAACGTATAGCGAATTACCTTTTGCGAGAATCGTTGCGGACCATATCAAGTCGCAACACCGCGAAGTCGTCGTTACTGAACAGGACTTCTTTAATTCTCTCCCACACCTGATCTGGCACGAAGACGAACCCGTCGTATGGCCTTCCAGTGTGTCGTTGTATTTCGTTGCGAAACTGGCACGTGAAAGAGTGACCGTCGTTCTCACCGGCGAAGGCAGTGACGAAACACTTGCTGGATATAGCCGCTATGCTTTCACACTGAAAAATGCCGCCATGGATCGCTACTACCGCGGCATTGTCCCCGCAGGCCTGCGACGTGGCCTTCGCAATACGCTTGCAACTTCATCTCTTTTTGGCGCCACGGTCCGACGAAAACTGGACCACACTTTCCTCGCAAAGGACGGCGCTGCCTGGGCGTCTTTCTATTTCGATAACTTTTTCTCCGCCTTCGGCGAAACCGAACAATCGCAACTACTGACCAAAGAATTTGCGAGCGAATTCGCGCCCAACACCGCCTACAAGAGCGTGCTCGGCTATTGGGAGCATTCGAGTGGCGAACTGCTGCAACGATTGCTCTACACGGATATCAAGACCTATCTCGTCGAACTGCTTATGAAACAGGACAACATGAGCATGGCAGCGTCGATCGAGAGCCGGGTTCCCTTCCTCGATCATGTGCTGGTGGAATATGCCACCCGCATCCCGCGCGAAGTGCAGATCAAGGGACTGGCGGGAAAGACGATCCTGAAGAAGGCCATGGAAGATATTCTCCCGCACTCGATCATCTATCGCCCCAAACTCGGATTCCCGACTCCGTGGAGCGGATGGCTTGCAGGGCCGCGGCTGGAGACGATTCGCGCGATGTTACTGGAACCGCGCAGCCTCGACCGTGGATTTTTTCGTCGAGACGCAATCAACCTCTTGTTCGACGAACACCGCGACAAGCATCGCGACAACTATGACCGCATCTGGCGTTTGCTGAACCTCGAGATGTGGCACAGGGTGTGCCTGGAAGGCGAGCCCCACGCTGAAATCGGGTCGCCCGAGATGCGGTTAGTTTCTACGAAGTAG
- the asnB gene encoding asparagine synthase (glutamine-hydrolyzing), translating to MCGIAGVVSATRESDISEALVRHMCDQIVHRGPDDEGIYVADGAGLGMRRLSIIDLSGGHQPVFNEDRSSWIVFNGEIFNFLELRPELEKRGHHFYTKSDTEVIIHLYEEMGADCVQKLRGMFGLAIYDKHKRKLVLARDRLGKKPLHYALHNGKLYWASEIKSILAVAPELAEVNSQGLLEYLYYGYVPDPITAFTGIQKLPPGHLLEFENGEVRVRQYWELPEYGTHSPKSEEECLEELERRLFEATKIRLISDVPLGAFLSGGTDSSTVVAMMAKASSGPVKTFSIGFKKDDFNEADYARIVARKFGTDHHEMILEPDVVNTVEHLTSSLEEPFGDSSMLPTYYVSQMARQHVTVALSGDGGDEIFAGYDRYSVHASRRIFEHVPEWARTFYRDQIFPRLPNSMQGRKFSYNISLPWQERYVDGLSFVPAFERDTPLLSEDFRAILRRSDDPANVLRRYFAKSPAKDPVSQLLYVDTKTYMVADILTKVDRMSMLNSLEVRVPILDHEFVEYATSLTVDWKLRGNKQKYILRKLAERVGVPREVLYRQKQGFSLPLVHWMRNELKDMLMILLEPRTLDRGYFVADGVRKLMDDHLLRGRTMTGRLWRLLMFELWHRNFLEKFVRPAGLFTLPVVADSRRRVPNPAPVLASAPAGE from the coding sequence ATGTGTGGAATCGCCGGAGTCGTAAGCGCAACTCGAGAGAGTGACATCAGCGAAGCTCTAGTCCGCCATATGTGCGACCAGATCGTGCACCGCGGACCGGATGACGAAGGCATCTATGTCGCGGATGGTGCCGGGCTGGGCATGCGGCGTCTCAGCATCATCGACCTTTCTGGCGGGCATCAGCCCGTGTTCAACGAAGACCGCAGTTCGTGGATAGTCTTCAACGGCGAGATTTTCAATTTTCTTGAACTCCGGCCCGAACTGGAGAAGCGAGGGCATCACTTCTACACAAAGAGTGATACCGAAGTCATCATCCACCTCTACGAAGAGATGGGAGCGGACTGCGTCCAGAAACTGCGCGGCATGTTCGGGCTTGCCATCTATGACAAGCACAAACGAAAGCTGGTCCTTGCGCGTGACCGGCTAGGCAAAAAGCCCCTGCACTACGCGCTGCACAACGGCAAACTTTATTGGGCCTCGGAGATCAAATCCATTCTGGCAGTGGCGCCGGAGTTGGCCGAAGTGAATTCCCAGGGCCTGTTGGAATATCTGTACTACGGCTATGTTCCAGATCCGATCACGGCCTTCACCGGCATTCAGAAATTGCCACCCGGACACTTGTTGGAATTTGAAAATGGCGAAGTCCGCGTCAGGCAATACTGGGAGCTGCCGGAATACGGTACGCACTCGCCCAAGAGCGAAGAAGAGTGCCTGGAAGAATTGGAACGGCGGCTGTTTGAAGCGACCAAGATTCGTCTGATTTCCGACGTGCCGCTGGGCGCATTTCTCAGTGGTGGAACAGATTCGTCGACCGTCGTGGCCATGATGGCGAAGGCCAGTTCCGGTCCGGTCAAGACATTTTCGATCGGCTTCAAGAAAGATGATTTCAACGAGGCGGACTACGCTCGTATCGTTGCCCGCAAATTCGGTACCGACCATCACGAGATGATCCTGGAACCGGATGTCGTCAACACGGTGGAACATCTTACGAGTTCGCTGGAAGAGCCCTTCGGCGATTCCTCCATGTTGCCTACGTATTACGTCTCACAAATGGCGCGCCAGCATGTGACGGTTGCACTATCCGGCGACGGCGGCGATGAGATATTTGCTGGATACGATCGCTATAGCGTCCACGCCAGCCGGCGCATTTTCGAACACGTTCCCGAGTGGGCCCGCACGTTCTACCGCGATCAGATTTTTCCGCGCTTGCCCAACAGCATGCAAGGGCGAAAGTTCAGCTACAACATTTCGCTGCCATGGCAGGAACGCTATGTCGACGGACTGTCTTTCGTGCCCGCATTCGAACGCGACACGCCGCTGCTCTCGGAAGACTTCCGTGCGATTCTCCGACGCAGCGATGACCCTGCGAATGTTTTGCGCCGCTACTTCGCGAAGTCGCCGGCCAAGGATCCCGTCAGCCAGCTTCTCTATGTCGACACCAAAACCTACATGGTAGCGGACATCCTGACTAAGGTCGACCGCATGAGCATGCTGAATTCGCTGGAAGTGCGCGTGCCGATTCTCGATCACGAATTTGTGGAGTACGCGACCAGCCTTACCGTAGATTGGAAGTTGCGCGGCAATAAACAGAAATACATTTTGCGCAAGCTCGCGGAGCGCGTCGGAGTGCCGCGCGAAGTGCTCTACCGGCAAAAGCAGGGATTCTCGCTGCCTCTCGTACACTGGATGCGAAACGAACTCAAGGACATGCTCATGATCCTGCTTGAGCCTCGCACGCTCGACCGCGGATATTTTGTCGCCGACGGTGTGCGGAAGCTCATGGACGATCATCTGCTTCGTGGCCGTACCATGACGGGACGTCTGTGGCGCTTGCTGATGTTCGAGTTGTGGCATCGGAATTTTCTCGAGAAGTTCGTTCGCCCGGCTGGGTTGTTTACGCTTCCAGTAGTCGCAGACTCGCGCCGGCGAGTGCCAAACCCTGCTCCAGTTCTGGCATCTGCCCCGGCGGGAGAATGA
- a CDS encoding glycosyltransferase family 4 protein, whose amino-acid sequence MTTSMKPGSGRKLIVAIVAPSLRYVGGQAVQADLLMRLWEGDPDVDVTFIGVDPPLPAWLRWAEAIPGLRTVLREPIYFLHLWRGLKDVDVAHIFSASYWSFLLAPAPAWLVAKLRGKKSLINYRSGEARDHLQRFRSGKFVLARTDAIVAPSGYLVDVFQEFGLKAVVVPNLVDLSQFRYRERNPLRPHLVCTRGFSPYYCVDVVVRAFAEVQKMYPQARLDLVGGGPLEAEIRQLVADLKLTGVTFTGVASRLQIGKHYDDADIFINASRVDNMPVSIIEGFGSGTPVVTTSPESIPYFVDHERTGLLSAVGDEKALAANVIRLLQDPALATRLAQNAYQESRKYTWDAVRDQWVAVYRRLVSL is encoded by the coding sequence ATGACGACCTCAATGAAACCAGGTTCAGGCAGAAAGCTGATAGTCGCAATCGTGGCGCCAAGTTTGCGCTACGTCGGTGGCCAGGCCGTACAGGCCGATCTGCTTATGCGCTTGTGGGAGGGAGACCCGGATGTGGATGTTACATTCATCGGCGTCGATCCTCCTCTGCCGGCTTGGCTGCGATGGGCGGAAGCGATCCCCGGCCTGCGAACGGTCCTGCGGGAGCCAATCTATTTCTTACACCTTTGGCGGGGACTGAAAGACGTCGACGTCGCCCACATCTTTTCGGCATCGTATTGGTCGTTCTTGCTGGCCCCAGCGCCGGCATGGCTGGTTGCCAAGTTGCGTGGGAAGAAGTCGCTCATCAACTATCGCAGCGGCGAAGCGCGCGATCATCTGCAGAGATTCCGGTCAGGAAAGTTTGTACTCGCCCGTACGGATGCCATCGTGGCTCCTTCCGGCTATCTGGTGGATGTTTTTCAAGAGTTTGGACTCAAGGCCGTTGTCGTCCCTAATCTTGTGGACCTTTCACAATTTCGTTACCGCGAGCGCAATCCTCTTCGGCCGCATCTAGTTTGCACGCGGGGTTTCTCTCCGTATTACTGTGTCGATGTGGTGGTACGGGCATTTGCCGAAGTGCAGAAAATGTATCCGCAGGCGCGCCTTGATCTGGTCGGAGGCGGTCCGCTCGAGGCGGAGATCCGGCAGTTGGTCGCGGATTTGAAACTGACCGGCGTTACGTTTACGGGCGTAGCCTCTCGTCTACAGATCGGCAAGCACTACGACGATGCGGACATCTTCATCAACGCCTCTCGCGTGGACAACATGCCGGTGTCGATCATCGAAGGCTTTGGATCCGGCACGCCGGTCGTTACGACCTCGCCAGAGTCCATCCCATATTTTGTCGACCACGAGCGGACTGGGCTGTTGTCCGCGGTGGGAGACGAGAAGGCTTTGGCAGCAAACGTGATCCGCCTACTACAGGATCCTGCATTGGCCACGCGCTTGGCGCAGAACGCGTATCAGGAGTCACGCAAGTACACGTGGGATGCGGTGCGTGATCAGTGGGTCGCGGTATATCGAAGATTAGTGTCGCTGTAG
- a CDS encoding O-antigen ligase family protein: MAIGDNATAAATDVLGRRRIAPVVDATKGAFFWLAAFFFVYCARPGDWIPGFKYAPLAKITAILAMWGLFSSLGRTKRTFKDLPKEGNYLLAMIGLLYVSGLLSPIWRGGAISRTIDISKVFVAWALTFLLITTFDRLRRIIFIQASSVVAICIISIIKGRDTPRLEGVLGGIYSNPNDLAFAIVLSLPFALAFFVSAKSKFVKLIWVGGMLCMLAALFLTASRAGFIDLVICGTVTLWHFGIRGKRPSLIVGTAVVGVVLAASVGGKLYDRFTALSGSSSTEQSAYGSYEDRKYLMLRALNGIEHYPILGLGVNNFVTYSGIWHEVHMTYLQICVEGGIPCLILYLMFFGRGFKNLQILLKDKKLDADIVLFVGALHSSLIGFVVGALFAPEAYQFFPYFAVAFTATLLQTVKEREQEAQPGPAAPPPPNKPRNFLEPYANYGRTGAVTPVR, from the coding sequence GTGGCAATCGGCGACAACGCAACAGCAGCAGCGACGGACGTACTGGGCCGGCGACGGATCGCGCCAGTTGTCGATGCTACCAAGGGTGCGTTCTTCTGGCTGGCCGCCTTCTTTTTCGTGTACTGCGCACGTCCCGGAGACTGGATCCCAGGTTTCAAATACGCACCACTGGCAAAAATCACGGCTATCCTGGCAATGTGGGGACTGTTCTCCAGCCTGGGACGCACGAAAAGAACTTTCAAGGATCTGCCGAAAGAAGGGAACTACCTCCTGGCTATGATCGGCCTGCTCTACGTCAGCGGGCTTCTGTCTCCGATCTGGAGGGGTGGCGCGATCTCCCGCACCATCGATATCTCGAAAGTCTTCGTCGCTTGGGCGCTCACTTTTCTTCTGATCACCACCTTCGATCGTTTGCGCCGGATTATTTTTATCCAGGCATCTTCGGTAGTGGCAATCTGCATTATTTCCATCATCAAGGGGCGTGACACGCCGCGTCTGGAAGGCGTTCTGGGCGGCATTTACTCGAACCCCAACGATCTGGCGTTCGCGATTGTGCTCTCTCTTCCGTTCGCACTTGCGTTCTTTGTCAGTGCCAAGAGCAAGTTCGTGAAGCTGATCTGGGTGGGTGGCATGCTTTGTATGCTGGCAGCATTGTTTCTCACTGCCTCCCGCGCGGGTTTCATCGATCTTGTAATTTGCGGAACCGTAACTCTGTGGCACTTCGGAATTCGCGGGAAACGGCCTTCCCTGATTGTGGGAACAGCAGTTGTGGGTGTCGTGTTGGCGGCCTCTGTCGGCGGCAAACTCTATGACCGTTTCACGGCGCTTTCAGGAAGCAGTTCCACCGAGCAGTCGGCCTACGGATCGTACGAAGATCGCAAATACCTGATGTTGCGCGCGCTGAACGGGATTGAGCACTATCCGATCCTTGGACTCGGGGTGAACAACTTCGTCACCTACTCCGGGATCTGGCACGAAGTGCATATGACGTACCTCCAGATCTGCGTGGAGGGCGGCATCCCCTGCCTGATTCTGTATCTGATGTTTTTCGGGCGCGGATTTAAGAACCTGCAAATTCTTCTCAAGGATAAGAAGCTCGATGCCGACATTGTGCTGTTTGTCGGAGCGCTTCACAGTTCGCTCATTGGATTCGTCGTCGGAGCTCTGTTTGCGCCCGAGGCGTATCAGTTCTTCCCCTATTTTGCCGTGGCATTCACTGCAACATTGCTGCAAACCGTGAAGGAACGCGAGCAGGAAGCACAACCCGGCCCGGCAGCGCCACCGCCGCCGAACAAGCCGAGAAATTTTTTGGAGCCCTATGCCAACTACGGAAGAACAGGTGCAGTCACCCCTGTCCGCTGA
- a CDS encoding class I SAM-dependent methyltransferase, producing MPTTEEQVQSPLSADLQAILRCLSCGSQLDNDQAGGYHCPACKRAYPRVQGIARFVDAQHYAASFGFQWHRYQKTQLDHDEVRESDRHFRIKTALRPEELKGKLVLDVGCGMGRFAEVATRWRARVVGIDLSAAAEVAAKNLADRDFVAFQADVFSLPFAPESFDIIYSVGVLHHTPDCEAAVKALEKYLKPGGTLAVWLYSGYNKWYRFSDFWRRYTHKMKPQTLHGILKVAVPVFYHTEQALRHVPLVGKPAAGALHHVFPVNRQKDPEARMLDTFDWYSPRYQSKHTYEQVFRWYEAMGMEDMHIGEFAIAVRGRKPLQRG from the coding sequence ATGCCAACTACGGAAGAACAGGTGCAGTCACCCCTGTCCGCTGACTTGCAGGCGATTCTGCGTTGCCTGAGCTGCGGTTCACAACTGGATAACGATCAGGCCGGAGGCTACCATTGTCCGGCTTGCAAGCGTGCCTATCCGCGCGTGCAGGGAATCGCACGTTTTGTGGATGCACAACACTATGCCGCCAGCTTTGGTTTTCAATGGCATCGCTATCAGAAGACCCAGCTCGATCACGACGAGGTTCGGGAATCGGATCGTCACTTCCGCATCAAGACTGCGCTGCGCCCGGAAGAATTGAAAGGCAAGCTGGTTCTCGATGTGGGTTGCGGCATGGGGCGTTTCGCCGAAGTTGCTACTCGTTGGCGAGCGCGCGTGGTCGGCATCGACCTCAGCGCGGCTGCCGAAGTTGCCGCCAAGAACCTCGCTGACCGCGACTTCGTTGCCTTTCAGGCGGACGTATTTTCACTGCCCTTCGCGCCTGAGAGTTTCGACATCATCTACAGCGTCGGCGTTCTTCATCACACGCCCGATTGCGAAGCGGCGGTGAAAGCGCTGGAAAAATACTTGAAGCCGGGCGGAACTCTGGCTGTATGGCTCTATAGCGGATACAACAAGTGGTATCGCTTCAGCGACTTCTGGAGACGGTACACGCACAAAATGAAACCGCAGACGCTGCACGGCATTTTGAAAGTTGCGGTTCCGGTCTTCTACCACACGGAGCAAGCGTTGCGGCATGTTCCGCTGGTGGGGAAGCCAGCAGCGGGCGCGTTGCATCACGTGTTCCCGGTCAATCGTCAGAAAGATCCGGAAGCCCGCATGCTCGATACGTTTGACTGGTATTCTCCGCGCTACCAATCCAAACATACCTACGAACAGGTGTTTCGCTGGTATGAAGCGATGGGTATGGAAGATATGCATATCGGAGAGTTTGCGATCGCCGTGCGTGGCCGTAAGCCTTTGCAGCGGGGCTGA
- a CDS encoding glycosyltransferase, translated as MRILWVKADKLLPVENGGNIRTYHILRHLSANHSLTFYSYYGGAVDPSYERALQECLPGSVAVCTGKRDLSGVSRGLDYLAHLNSQPPYAVSRFASFKVQDQMRSWFREQRFDVAVCDFLDAAVNFPGRLNIPCVLFQHNVESEIWRRHADTAGNPVKKMMYSMEVGKMERYERIVVRKFHHVVAVSESDRALMTRWVDGDRVTVVPTGVDLGQYRPNVEECEPGPVVTFVGAMDWEPNVDGVEYFASEIWPAIKKDVPEARLRIVGRNPDRRVKKWMGESIEVTGRVPSVVEYLHQSAVVIVPLRIGGGTRLKIYEAMATGKAVVSTTVGAEGLDVTHGHDIMLADDPSSFAQAVIMLLRDRELRRRYECAAAETAARCDWPAIGERFQQVLQSVVQQKSAKHGAMPVRMA; from the coding sequence ATGAGGATTCTCTGGGTCAAAGCCGACAAGCTGTTGCCCGTCGAAAACGGCGGTAACATCCGCACGTACCACATCTTGCGGCATCTATCGGCCAATCATTCACTCACGTTCTACTCATACTACGGTGGGGCCGTGGATCCCTCCTACGAGCGTGCGTTGCAGGAGTGCCTGCCAGGGTCGGTTGCGGTCTGTACAGGCAAGCGTGATCTTTCGGGGGTTTCCCGCGGATTGGACTATCTCGCCCATCTGAATTCGCAACCGCCGTATGCCGTGAGCCGATTTGCCAGTTTCAAAGTGCAAGACCAGATGCGCTCCTGGTTTCGCGAACAACGATTTGATGTGGCGGTGTGCGACTTCCTGGATGCTGCCGTGAATTTCCCGGGACGATTGAATATCCCGTGCGTTCTGTTTCAGCACAATGTGGAAAGTGAAATCTGGCGGCGGCATGCGGACACGGCCGGAAATCCGGTAAAGAAAATGATGTATAGCATGGAGGTCGGGAAGATGGAGCGCTATGAGCGGATTGTCGTCCGCAAGTTCCATCATGTCGTTGCTGTTTCCGAAAGCGATCGGGCACTCATGACGCGTTGGGTGGACGGAGACCGGGTAACCGTTGTTCCGACCGGTGTGGATCTGGGTCAGTACCGGCCGAACGTCGAGGAGTGCGAGCCGGGACCCGTAGTTACGTTTGTCGGTGCGATGGATTGGGAGCCGAATGTTGACGGCGTGGAATATTTCGCCAGTGAAATCTGGCCCGCAATCAAGAAGGACGTTCCTGAAGCGCGGCTTCGCATTGTTGGCCGCAATCCCGACCGGCGAGTGAAAAAATGGATGGGAGAGTCCATCGAGGTCACGGGACGGGTGCCTTCGGTTGTCGAATATCTCCATCAATCTGCCGTGGTGATTGTGCCCCTGAGGATCGGTGGCGGAACGCGCTTGAAGATCTACGAAGCGATGGCGACCGGCAAGGCGGTCGTTTCGACAACGGTCGGTGCGGAAGGCCTCGATGTCACACATGGGCACGACATCATGCTGGCGGATGATCCCAGCTCTTTCGCCCAGGCCGTGATCATGTTGTTACGCGATCGCGAACTGCGCCGGCGCTATGAATGCGCAGCAGCAGAAACAGCTGCCCGCTGCGACTGGCCGGCGATCGGCGAACGCTTTCAGCAAGTGTTGCAGTCAGTAGTGCAACAGAAAAGTGCGAAGCACGGAGCCATGCCAGTACGGATGGCCTAG
- a CDS encoding glycosyltransferase, with the protein MATSDAASINPKSRVKSPVDLFLMTNTFETGGSERQFSVLAQNLQPEQFHLHIGCIRRSGPFADLFGPVPEFRLGGSLFGWKSLLTRLRLRRHLASNDIQIAHAFDFYTNLTLVPAARLARVPVVIGSHRQIGDLLTPRQFRAQAAVFRWCDAVICNSHAAAETLAETGISREKLFVVGNALPAEVFAKVSPVLPPKPGVLRVGMVARMNAGYKNHSGFLRIAARVRQQVPTTEFLLAGDGPLRQDLEREARDLGLGNAVIFLGDRRDITAVHAAMDVAVLTSDSESLSNVILEAMAAGLPVVAYQGGGNPELIDEQRGALIAAGDENSFADAVVRLLTQAQLREHMGRNARQFVEQNFALEQVRDRYQELYTTLLEKKLRRLSKA; encoded by the coding sequence GTGGCAACCAGCGATGCCGCCAGCATAAATCCGAAATCGCGCGTAAAGTCTCCCGTCGATCTTTTCCTGATGACGAATACGTTCGAGACGGGTGGATCGGAGCGCCAGTTCTCGGTTCTGGCGCAGAATCTCCAGCCTGAACAATTTCACCTGCACATCGGATGTATTCGCCGTTCCGGTCCGTTTGCCGATTTGTTTGGGCCGGTGCCGGAGTTTCGCCTGGGCGGCAGCCTCTTCGGATGGAAGTCGCTCCTGACGCGTCTGCGCCTGCGCCGCCATCTCGCGAGCAACGACATACAAATTGCCCACGCATTTGATTTCTATACCAATCTCACGCTGGTTCCTGCTGCTCGGTTGGCGCGGGTTCCGGTGGTGATTGGCAGCCATCGGCAGATCGGAGACTTGCTCACTCCGCGGCAATTTCGCGCACAGGCAGCGGTGTTTCGCTGGTGCGATGCGGTCATCTGCAATTCGCACGCGGCCGCTGAGACTCTGGCTGAAACCGGAATTTCTCGCGAGAAGCTTTTTGTTGTGGGTAACGCGCTGCCTGCGGAAGTATTTGCCAAGGTGTCGCCGGTGTTGCCGCCCAAGCCGGGCGTGTTGCGCGTGGGCATGGTCGCCAGGATGAACGCCGGCTACAAGAATCATTCAGGATTTCTCCGGATCGCCGCTCGAGTCCGGCAACAAGTGCCAACGACCGAATTCCTGCTAGCCGGTGATGGCCCCTTGCGGCAGGATCTGGAACGCGAGGCGCGGGATCTCGGTCTGGGTAACGCCGTGATCTTTCTGGGAGACCGGCGCGACATCACCGCCGTGCATGCAGCCATGGATGTGGCCGTACTGACATCGGACTCCGAGAGCCTCTCCAACGTAATCCTGGAGGCGATGGCTGCGGGATTGCCTGTTGTTGCGTATCAGGGTGGCGGAAATCCGGAATTGATTGACGAACAGCGGGGAGCGCTGATTGCGGCCGGGGACGAAAATAGTTTTGCGGATGCAGTCGTGCGTTTGCTGACTCAGGCACAGCTTCGCGAACACATGGGCCGTAATGCGCGCCAGTTCGTGGAACAGAACTTTGCTCTCGAGCAGGTACGGGATCGCTATCAGGAACTCTACACAACGCTCCTGGAGAAGAAGTTGCGGAGGTTGTCGAAGGCATGA